A stretch of Phragmites australis chromosome 12, lpPhrAust1.1, whole genome shotgun sequence DNA encodes these proteins:
- the LOC133886308 gene encoding uncharacterized protein LOC133886308, with protein MGIQISELKTGVEPFHGITPNSSTMPLDRIELPVTFGTPDYFRTEKLTFDVTNFEKAYNIPSPKGAIIVKGDQCAAIKCNKQSLDMVEHFGRVAIIPKDANSKHQRHQDVVEAKNSRLVSLASTSVSDDAEGKINDGVNDKKIDGCVKAVPLNPSKPSKMVKIGANLDPK; from the exons ATGGGGATTCAGATATCAGAGCTTAAAACAGGAGTTgagcctttccacggcataactcccaactcatcgaccatgcctctcgacCGGATCGAGCTACcggtcacgtttggcacgcccGATTATTTCCGcacagaaaagctgacctttgatgtcacGAACTTCGAGAAggcgtacaat ATCCCGAGTCCTAAGGGtgccattatagttaaaggggaTCAGTGCGCAGCGATCAAATGcaacaagcaaagcctggatatggtcgaacattTTGGTCGAGTGGCTATCATCCCCAAGGATGCGAATTCTAAGCATCAAAGGCACCAAGATGTTGTCGAGGCCAAAAActccaggctcgtaagtcttgctagcaCCTCTGTATCTGATGACGCCGAAGGCAAGATCAACGATGGTGTCAATGATAAGAAGATTGATGGTTGTGTCAAGGCAGTGCCACTCAACCCGTCTAAACCATCTAAGATGGTTAAGATTGGGGccaatcttgaccccaaatag